CCGAAGATCGGATACTGCCAGCTCGGTGACACCAAGGGAAGCACTCCCACGCATCTACTGCCATTGTAACGGCCTATGGGGGTGGGATGGTGATCAACTGGCGGGCAATCCCCAGGGTGCGATAGCGGTTACCAAACAAATCCGTCGTGTAAATGCTGAACACCAGGTAATTCTGTACCTTGGTGTTGCGCCGGAGAAATTCCTTGGTGGGTTCCTTCAGCGCCAGCAGCAGTTCACTACAGGATTGTTGGAGATAGGGCGCCAGCATCCTCAAAAAATCGTCCGTCTGCTGGGTTTCCCTGAGCAACTCCGGCAGGCGCGGGCAAAGTTCCTGGCGCAGGGTGCTGTAGGCATACTCCAGATACTGCCGCTCAGGGGGATTCGTAACCGTCAACCCCACCACCGCCACACCCACCACCGCTGCTAGACCCCAACCCAGCTTCATGTCCCTTGCCTGACCCCATCCTCCAGTATGATAGAGACGCCGCGTGGAGGTCACAAGTGCCTTTAGTTGGGATCATCATGGGCAGTGATTCGGATTTGCCGGTGATGCAGCAGGCGGCCCAGGTGTGCGCCGAATTCGCTGTGCCCTACGAACTGGCCATTGTCTCGGCCCATCGCACCCCCCATCGCATGGTCAGCTACGCCGAATCGGCCCACCAACGGGGACTGCGGGTGATCATTGCGGGCGCCGGTGGGGCAGCTCATTTGCCTGGCATGGTGGCCTCCCTGACCCCTTTACCGGTCATTGGCGTGCCCATTCCCACCGCTCATCTCCAGGGGTTGGACTCCCTCTACTCTATCGTGCAAATGCCCAAAGGGATTCCCGTTGCCACCGTCGCCATCGGCAATGCCACCAATGCCGGTTTACTCGCCGTACAGATCCTGGCCAGCCACGACCCCGAACTCCTACAGCGGGTGCAGGCCTATCGGCAAAACCTGAGTCAACAGGTACTGGCTAAACAGGCGCAACTGGAGCAACAGGGCTGGCCGTAACCCCCTTGATGGCCAAGATTTTCTCGATCACATCCGCCACCACCTTATCCGGCGTTGACGCCCCTGACGTGACCCCTACCGTGATCGGCCCCTCCGGCAGCCAGGGTTCGGCGATGGCCAGGTGGTGCAAATCAGGGCTTAGGGGTTTGTGCTGCACCCGGTTGCCCGGCCCGATCCGGTCAGCGCTGTCAATGTGGTAGGAGGGAATCCCATGTTCGACGGCAATCTCCTGTAGGTGGGTGGTGTTGGAGGAGTTAAACCCACCGATGACCACCATTAAATCCAGGGGGTGTTTCACCAGTTCAAACATGGCGTCTTGCCGTTCCTGGGTGGCATCGCAAATGGTGTTAAAACTCAGAAAATGCTCGTGCAATTTGACCGGCCCGTATTTCTGTAACATGGTGTGTTCAAAGAGCTTGCCGATGGCTTCCGTTTCCCCCTTGAGCATGGTGGTCTGGTTGGCAATGCCGATCCGCTCCAGGTGCCGATCGGGGTCAAAGCCCGGCGAACAGGCGCTGCGGAATTTGGCTAAAAATTCCTCCTTGTCTCCCCCATGCAGAATGTAGTTGGCCACATAGCGAGCCTCCTCCAGGTTCAACACCACCAGGTAACGTTCGGCGTGAGAGCTGGTAGCGATGGTTTCTTCATGTTTATATTTGCCGTGAATGATAGAAGTATAGCCGCCTTTGCGGTGCTTGCCCACCCGGTTCCAAACCTTGGAGACCCAGGGACAGGTGGTATCCACAATGATGCACTCCCGCGCATACAACAGTTCCATTTCCTGGACGCTAGCCCCAAAGGCCGGCAGGATGACCACCGCCCCCCGTTCGATAACGCTGAAGTCCTTTTTGCCGTCAGGCCCCACCGGCACGAATTCGATCTGCATCTGGCGCAGGTTTTCGTTCACCGAGGGGTTGTGGATGATTTCGTTGGTAATCCAGATGTGGGCGTCGGGAAACTGGCGGCGGGTTTCGTAGGCCATGGCAATCGCCCGTTCCACCCCCCAGCAAAATCCAAAGGCCTCCGCCAGGCGAATGGTCACGTTCCCCAGGGTCAAGACGTTGTTATGGCTGCGGATGCGCTGGATCAGGGTACTCTGGTATTCCTTCTGGAGGACGGGTTCCACTTCCGCTTCCCGCCCAAAGCCCATGCGATAGTAGCGGTCGGAGTTGCGCAACGTCTGCCGGAGGGTGCGGGGGTCCATGGATCCAGGCCAACAACTACACTCTGCATGATAATGGAGTTCTTCTGCTTTGGGTAGGCTATAATGATTTATTGCCTGCCGGGATAGCTCAGTCGGTAGAGCAGGGGACTGAAAATCCCCGTGTCGCCAGTTCAAGTCTGGCTCCTGGCACTTCAGCGCGTCTGCCGTCTCCAAAAGTTCAGCGTCTCACCAGGGCTGGACCGCTGTTCTTCGGCCTCCTGCTCCCGACGCCAGGCGTTGCGTGGTGCGGCGCTGAATTTGACAAGTACCGGCTGCTGGCGAATAGCAAACCAGTTGGGGGTCTAGGCCGACCAAG
This DNA window, taken from Gloeomargarita sp. SRBZ-1_bins_9, encodes the following:
- a CDS encoding DUF4359 domain-containing protein, giving the protein MKLGWGLAAVVGVAVVGLTVTNPPERQYLEYAYSTLRQELCPRLPELLRETQQTDDFLRMLAPYLQQSCSELLLALKEPTKEFLRRNTKVQNYLVFSIYTTDLFGNRYRTLGIARQLITIPPP
- the purE gene encoding 5-(carboxyamino)imidazole ribonucleotide mutase is translated as MGSDSDLPVMQQAAQVCAEFAVPYELAIVSAHRTPHRMVSYAESAHQRGLRVIIAGAGGAAHLPGMVASLTPLPVIGVPIPTAHLQGLDSLYSIVQMPKGIPVATVAIGNATNAGLLAVQILASHDPELLQRVQAYRQNLSQQVLAKQAQLEQQGWP
- a CDS encoding 4-hydroxy-3-methylbut-2-enyl diphosphate reductase, translated to MDPRTLRQTLRNSDRYYRMGFGREAEVEPVLQKEYQSTLIQRIRSHNNVLTLGNVTIRLAEAFGFCWGVERAIAMAYETRRQFPDAHIWITNEIIHNPSVNENLRQMQIEFVPVGPDGKKDFSVIERGAVVILPAFGASVQEMELLYARECIIVDTTCPWVSKVWNRVGKHRKGGYTSIIHGKYKHEETIATSSHAERYLVVLNLEEARYVANYILHGGDKEEFLAKFRSACSPGFDPDRHLERIGIANQTTMLKGETEAIGKLFEHTMLQKYGPVKLHEHFLSFNTICDATQERQDAMFELVKHPLDLMVVIGGFNSSNTTHLQEIAVEHGIPSYHIDSADRIGPGNRVQHKPLSPDLHHLAIAEPWLPEGPITVGVTSGASTPDKVVADVIEKILAIKGVTASPVAPVAPV